AGCACCTGCCGGCCAATGCCGCCCGCTGCGCGATCGTCGGCGAGCCGCAAAGCGCGCTTGGCGCGTTCGTTCCCGACAACCCGGCGCCGGTGGTGAACTACCTGGAGTACCACCGCGCCTACAAGACGCCGTACGAGATCGCGATGATGCGCGAGGCGACCCGTCGCGGCGTGCGCGCCCACCGCGCCGCCGAACACGCGTTCCGCGCCGGCGCCAGCGAGTTCGGCATCCACCTGGTCTATTGCCAGGCGGCCGGGCAGGACGCCAACGACCTGCCCTACAACAACATCATCGCCCTCAACGAGCATGGCGCGGTGCTGCATTACACCGACCGCGACCTGGCCCCGCCCAGCCCCGTGCGCAGTTTCCTGATCGATGCCGGCGCCGCACACCACGGCTATGCCTGCGACATCACCCGCACCTACGCGCTCGATCGCGGCAGCGAATTCCAGGCGATGGTCGACGCGGTCGACGCCGCGCAGCTGAAGATGTGCGACCAGGTCCGCGCCGGCACCGACTACAAGCAGATCCACATCGATGCGCACCTGGCGCTGGCCGGCATCCTGAAGGACTTCGGCGTGATCCGGGTGTCGCCGGAAGCGGCCCTGGCCACCGGCGTCAGCAGCGCGTTCTTCCCGCACGGCATCGGCCACGGCATCGGCCTGCAGGTCCACGATGTCGCCGGCTTCGCCGCCTCCGACAGCGGCGGCACGATCGCCAAGCCGGAGGGGCACCCGTACCTGCGACTGACCCGCGTGCTCGAGCCGGGCATGGTGGTGACGATCGAGCCGGGCCTCTACTTCATCGACATGCTGCTCGACGAAGTGAAGGCCAACGGCCACGCCGACAGCGTCGACTGGGCGCGCGTGGAAGCCTTCAAGCCCTTCGGCGGCATCCGCATCGAGGACGACGTGGCCTGCACCGATGGCGCGCCCGCCAACCTCACCCGCGAAGGCTTCGACGCCGCCGCATGACCGCACGCCCTCCCTCTCCCACCGGAGAGGGAGCCGGCACGGCCGATTGCCTGCAATCGACCCGCTCGACGTTTGCCTCTCTACAGGCCTTTGTCGGGAGACGTCATGCTGCGATCGTTGCTGCTCGGAATGCTGCTGGTACGCGCCGGACTCCCCGCGCACGCGCAGGACGTGCCAGCGACCGCTGCCGAGCCGGCGTCGGCAGGTGAAGCAACACCAGAAACCGCAGCGCCAGCAGCGGACCTGCCCGTCGCTGAAGCGCCCATCAGCGTCCATGTGTCGGCCTCTGCCGTGGACGCCGTCGGTCGACAGTTCGTCGATGCGGTTCGCGAACAACTGCGCGAGTCGCCGGACCTGGCCCTCGTCGAGGCCAGCAATGGCGCCCGCATCCGCCTCAAGATCGCCACGCTCGATCCCGACAACGACAGCGCGCGCCGCACGGTCTACTCGGTGGTGGTGACGGTGCGCCCGGTCGACCGCGAGGTCGATGTCTACTGGAACAACTACGTCGGCCTGTGCGGACAGGCACGCGTGCAGGCCTGTGCGCGCAGCATCGTCGAGGAAGCCGGCGCGCCGGCCGCATCGTTGCGCACGATCATCGAAACCACGCAGGGACCGGCGCCCTGAGCGATCACTTCGCGTCCTGCACTGCCTGCTGCGACAGGCCCGTGCACTGCCGCAACCGATAGGCGATGTAGCGGTCGTACAGCGAGGTGTGCAGGTTGTGCAACGCCAGCTCGACCCGGAACGGCGTGCGCGGATTGCGATCGAGCAGGCGCGCGACATGGAACCCGACCGGCTTCACGCCCTGCCGGTGCACGTAGACCTGGAATCCGCGATAGAAGGGATCGTCGAGCAGCGCATCGATCCGCGCGAGCGTCTGCAGGGTCGCGGCGGACTGCTGCGCACGCAGGGACGGATCGCGCTCGAACAGCAACCGCTCGAAGAAACGCCTCGGCTTTCGTGCCTGGATCGACCGCGCCAGTGACCACACCTCGCGGTTGCGATCGTTGTAGAACTCCAGCCCGCCATGCGCGCGCAGCGCCGTCGCCGCCTGTTCGCTCACGTCGTAGACGACGAAGTTCTCGGCCTGGTTGTTGAGGTCGTCGAGCTTGCTGCGGTCGAACACATGAAAGATGAATCCCGGAAGGCCCATGAACGCCTGGCGCCCCTGCTGCGATGCCTGCACGGCGCGGCCGTCGCGGGTGAGTTCGCCGGCCGATGATCCGACCAGGATGCTGCGCGTCGACCTGAGACGGTTGAAGGTGCCGATGACGATCTCGTCGGCGGCAAACTCGCTATCGAATCCGTCCGCGCCGTAAAGCTCGGCCTGCGTCGCGTACTGGGCAATCTGGCGTCCGAGGCCGCACTCGCCGCGCACGTGTCCCTCGTAGAAGCCCTCGATCGCCCGGAAGTTCGCAGCGCGCGGCTGGTAGCCACGGCCAAACGTCGCGATCGGCTCCCAGCCATCTTGCGCCGCCCCGGTCGGGCCGAACCCGATCCATCCCGTCTGCAGCGCGGAAAAACGGAAGCCGGGGTTGGCAACGAGGCGGTCAACCGCGCGACGCGTCGCGGCACCGAGCGCGAAGCCATGCGCGCAGATCGTGGCCGGATGGTGCAGCAACTCGTCGGCCAGTCGCTCCCTCACCATGGCATCGAGCGATCCGGGAACGCGCACGACCAGATCGCCGGCTGCAGTCGCTTCGGCCAGGCTGGCGCGATCGCACGGGGTGCCGGGGCGGATTTCCACCGCAACTCCGGCTGTGGCGACATAGCGCCACCCCATCTCCTGCAACAGACGCTGCTTGCATTCGCCCGCGGGCCCGGACGCGCCCGCCGCTGCGCTGGCAAGTACTGCCAGCGCGACAGCCAACCCGGCCGCGAGGCATGCCGGGCGGTGCGCGCGCTTTCTCGCACGTCTTCTCGAACGCAATGACGGATCCGACATCGCTCCAGCCTACGACCGGCCAGTGAAGGCACGATCATCGCCGCCCTTGCCCGTTCAATGCACTGACGCTTCATCCACCTTGTAGACGCGTGGCGTCACCACGTCCCGGTCCGATCCAGCCGCCGCAGCGCAGGAGCGGTGCCAGCGCGAGTCCATGAGACTGGCCTCAGCGGGCCCTTCTTTCGCTCACCTCGAATCCACCAGCGCGAGCGCGTCCGCGCCAGCTGCGAGCCGCAGCGGTCCGGTTCCATCATCGTTGGCAGCTCGCCACACGACTTCCGCCACGTCGGCAGCCGTCGTCACTGCTGTCGACCGAGTGAACGAGGCGAGCGTGCGCTGGGCAAACCCGGCATACGCCGGTGGGATCAGTCCAACCAGGCGCGAGCCGCTGTTGGCAGAGAACTGCGTGCCCGGTCCGTAGCCGGGTTCGACCAGCTTGACGCGAACATTGAATTCGGCGAGCTCGAACGCGAGTGAACCGGTGAAGCCTTCCACTGCGGCCTTGCTCGCAGTGTAGGCGGCCACCAGCGGCATGGGCGCCAGCGTCGCGCTGGAGGTGACGTTCACCACCACGCCCGACCGACGTTCGCGCATCTGCGGCAACACGGCCTGCGTCATTGCCATCACACCAAATGC
Above is a genomic segment from Lysobacter sp. S4-A87 containing:
- the pepQ gene encoding Xaa-Pro dipeptidase, translating into MRMSTLATLYPQHLAELHRRTEQALARGGFDHLVVPSGTSHYQVFDDRDYPYAVNPQFKAWLPLTRAPGSWLVATPGQKPKLIFLQPFDYWHVVPSAPSGYWAEHFDIVVIRKPDEALQHLPANAARCAIVGEPQSALGAFVPDNPAPVVNYLEYHRAYKTPYEIAMMREATRRGVRAHRAAEHAFRAGASEFGIHLVYCQAAGQDANDLPYNNIIALNEHGAVLHYTDRDLAPPSPVRSFLIDAGAAHHGYACDITRTYALDRGSEFQAMVDAVDAAQLKMCDQVRAGTDYKQIHIDAHLALAGILKDFGVIRVSPEAALATGVSSAFFPHGIGHGIGLQVHDVAGFAASDSGGTIAKPEGHPYLRLTRVLEPGMVVTIEPGLYFIDMLLDEVKANGHADSVDWARVEAFKPFGGIRIEDDVACTDGAPANLTREGFDAAA
- a CDS encoding SDR family oxidoreductase, whose translation is MKTVLITGCSSGYGLETARHFHDQGWNVIASMRTPRDGLLPESDRLHLLQLDVSRPDSIAAAVAACGSIDVLVNNAGIGLFGAFEATPMTTVREVFETNAFGVMAMTQAVLPQMRERRSGVVVNVTSSATLAPMPLVAAYTASKAAVEGFTGSLAFELAEFNVRVKLVEPGYGPGTQFSANSGSRLVGLIPPAYAGFAQRTLASFTRSTAVTTAADVAEVVWRAANDDGTGPLRLAAGADALALVDSR